From Onychostoma macrolepis isolate SWU-2019 chromosome 19, ASM1243209v1, whole genome shotgun sequence, a single genomic window includes:
- the LOC131526215 gene encoding C3a anaphylatoxin chemotactic receptor-like, whose product MTSNTTPLHHSHHHVNTTVDTGDIVNKFSIVFLTIIVFFGTTGNSLVIWMASFRIKPTVTNVWLVNLAVADLIFCLTRVTSLIKIIFYDHWPFGVFLCKFTGFFKYANMFCSVFLLAVISVDRALCVWCPVLTRERRTLCAARVVSVGVWIVAVIFSSPYYVYRQIFPHKNNLSQCSLKEKGAEAGDNSAKYVYYCIRFICGFLLPFLVILICYILAAVGIRRTRLSGKSRPLRILAVLVCAFFLCWAPYHFIGLVKLVNKDNKAVKEGWTMASHLAYFNSCINPVLYFCMGLDVRRRCNQSLSGIFHRALLEEGQSLSQQGTREESCNSIAKTADAECESKV is encoded by the exons ATGACCTCCAACACAACTCCTCTCCATCACTCCCATCACCATGTGAACACTACAGTGGACACTGGAGACATTGTGAATAAGTTCAGCATTGTCTTCCTCACCATCATTGTTTTCTTCGGCACCACCGGGAACTCTTTGGTCATCTGGATGGCTAGCTTCCGCATAAAACCCACCGTCACTAACGTTTGGCTGGTTAATCTCGCCGTAGCGGACCTGATCTTCTGCCTGACACGAGTCACTTCTCTCATCAAAATCATTTTCTATGACCATTGGCCTTTTGGAGTTTTTCTCTGCAAGTTCACTGGTTTCTTCAAGTACGCCAACATGTTCTGCAGTGTTTTTCTTCTGGCTGTCATCAGTGTAGATCGAGCGCTCTGCGTCTGGTGTCCAGTGCTCACCAGAGAACGACGGACGTTATGTGCCGCTCGGGTGGTCAGTGTGGGAGTTTGGATTGTGGCGGTGATCTTTAGTTCACCGTACTATGTGTACCGACAAATTTTTCCTCACAAGAACAACTTGAGCCAATGCTCACTGAAG GAGAAAGGAGCAGAAGCAGGTGACAATTCAGCAAAGTATGTCTACTACTGCATTCGTTTCATCTGTGGATTCTTGTTGCCCTTCCTGGTCATCCTTATCTGTTACATACTAGCTGCTGTTGGGATACGCAGAACGCGGCTCTCTGGAAAATCGAGGCCTCTTCGGATTCTTGCTGTATTGGTCTGTGCCTTTTTCTTATGTTGGGCTCCATACCACTTTATAGGGCTGGTCAAGTTGGTGAATAAAGACAACAAGGCAGTAAAAGAAGGATGGACTATGGCTTCACACTTAGCTTATTTCAACAGCTGCATTAACCCGGTTCTGTATTTCTGCATGGGACTGGATGTTCGTCGACGCTGCAACCAAAGCCTGTCTGGGATTTTTCATAGAGCACTTTTGGAAGAAGGCCAAAGTCTCTCACAGCAAGGCACTAGAGAAGAAAGCTGTAATTCCATTGCAAAGACTGCAGATGCTGAGTGTGAATCTAAAGtttaa